From Enterobacteriaceae endosymbiont of Donacia simplex, one genomic window encodes:
- the acpP gene encoding acyl carrier protein — MSNSITKRIKKIIINQLGTKKNIFHYSSFKKDLGADSLDTIEIIMALEEEFNIEILDEDAEQITSLQEAINYINSHKNKI, encoded by the coding sequence ATGAGTAATTCCATTACTAAACGTATTAAAAAAATCATTATTAATCAATTAGGAACAAAAAAAAATATTTTTCATTATTCTTCTTTTAAAAAAGATTTAGGTGCAGATTCTCTTGATACTATAGAAATTATAATGGCTTTGGAAGAAGAATTTAATATTGAAATTTTAGATGAAGATGCTGAACAAATTACTTCTCTTCAAGAAGCAATTAATTATATTAATAGTCATAAAAATAAAATTTAA
- a CDS encoding RluA family pseudouridine synthase: MYKIIIVSSIIDIQRIDNFLINKFKNVPKSMLYRMLRKGKITVNKKKILPNFKIKSQDIIKIPNIYINKIKPIKYKLTLNKINFLKKTIIFEDKYILVINKPSGIAVHGGSGINYGIIENFRCLFKQKKFLELVHRIDKETSGILLLAKKRSSLKMLQKQLMEKKIIKEYIALVKGNCFEKKYIYIKNFLLKDFSNKKIKVKIDNKGKYAETKFKIVKNYKNIMLIKINPITGRTHQIRVHMSHLNFPIVNDQRYGDDNLNFQFKKYYHLERLFLHAKSITFIHPKNNKKIKIFAPLSKELNNCLLKLKYNK; encoded by the coding sequence ATGTACAAAATAATAATTGTTTCATCTATTATTGATATACAGCGAATTGATAATTTTTTAATAAATAAATTTAAAAATGTACCTAAAAGTATGTTATATAGAATGTTAAGAAAAGGAAAAATAACAGTTAATAAAAAAAAAATACTACCTAATTTTAAAATTAAATCTCAGGATATAATAAAAATTCCTAATATATATATAAATAAAATAAAACCAATTAAATATAAATTAACTTTAAATAAAATAAATTTTTTAAAAAAAACAATTATTTTTGAAGATAAATATATTTTAGTTATAAATAAACCTTCTGGTATAGCAGTACATGGCGGTAGTGGAATTAACTATGGTATTATTGAAAATTTTAGATGTTTATTTAAACAAAAAAAATTTTTAGAACTTGTACATAGAATTGATAAAGAAACCTCTGGTATTTTATTACTAGCTAAAAAAAGATCATCATTAAAAATGTTACAAAAACAGTTAATGGAAAAAAAAATAATTAAAGAATATATAGCTTTAGTTAAAGGTAATTGTTTTGAAAAAAAATATATTTATATTAAAAATTTTTTATTAAAAGATTTTTCAAATAAAAAAATTAAAGTAAAAATAGATAATAAAGGTAAATATGCAGAAACTAAGTTTAAAATAGTTAAAAATTATAAAAATATTATGTTAATAAAAATTAATCCTATAACAGGTAGAACACATCAAATTAGAGTTCATATGTCTCATTTAAATTTTCCTATAGTTAACGACCAAAGATATGGTGATGATAATTTAAATTTTCAATTTAAAAAATATTATCATTTAGAGAGATTATTTTTACATGCTAAAAGTATTACATTTATACATCCAAAAAATAATAAAAAAATTAAAATTTTTGCTCCATTAAGTAAAGAATTAAATAATTGTTTATTAAAACTAAAATATAATAAATAA
- the fabG gene encoding 3-oxoacyl-ACP reductase FabG → MNFKNKIALVTGASKGIGYNIAYTLANYGAYVIGTSTNINGVKKINNYLGKNGIGLILDLKNRLPYIINNLIRYIINNFKRIDILINNAGIIYDRLVLNMTDCQWNDVLQINLTSIFRICREVIYYMLKESFGRIINIGSTIGSIGNIGQANYAASKAGIIGFSKSLAKEVASKGITVNVISPGYIKTNMTLNFQKKNHDSIIAQIPSKRFGYPQEIADAVIFLSSEKASYITGEILNINGGLYMG, encoded by the coding sequence ATTAATTTCAAAAATAAAATAGCTTTAGTTACAGGTGCAAGTAAAGGAATAGGTTATAATATTGCTTATACATTAGCTAATTATGGTGCCTATGTAATAGGTACATCAACTAATATTAATGGAGTAAAAAAAATTAATAATTATTTAGGTAAAAATGGAATTGGTTTAATTCTTGATTTAAAAAATAGATTACCATATATTATTAACAATTTAATTAGATATATTATTAATAATTTTAAAAGAATAGATATACTTATTAATAATGCTGGAATTATATATGATAGACTTGTATTAAATATGACAGACTGTCAATGGAATGATGTATTACAAATTAATTTAACTTCTATTTTTAGAATTTGTAGAGAAGTCATTTATTATATGCTAAAAGAATCATTTGGTCGTATAATTAATATTGGATCTACTATCGGAAGTATTGGTAATATAGGACAAGCTAATTATGCAGCATCAAAAGCAGGGATTATAGGATTTAGTAAATCTTTAGCTAAAGAAGTAGCTTCTAAAGGTATTACCGTAAATGTTATATCTCCTGGTTATATCAAAACTAATATGACATTAAATTTTCAAAAAAAAAATCATGATAGTATCATAGCACAAATTCCATCTAAACGTTTTGGTTATCCTCAAGAAATAGCTGATGCTGTAATTTTTTTATCTTCTGAAAAAGCATCTTACATAACAGGAGAAATACTTAATATTAATGGTGGTTTATATATGGGATAA
- a CDS encoding ACP S-malonyltransferase — protein sequence MKPIAYKFKIFLDNIIINKPKIQFINSVNCKHEKSSKKIKKNLVKQLYSTINWVGCINFIEKKNIFNIIEFTPKNMLKKISQQITKNINIDSIYDVKTFLSISKKYKV from the coding sequence ATGAAACCAATAGCATATAAATTTAAAATTTTTTTAGATAATATTATAATAAATAAACCAAAAATTCAGTTTATTAATAGTGTTAATTGTAAACATGAAAAATCATCTAAAAAAATTAAAAAAAATTTAGTAAAACAATTATATTCTACAATTAATTGGGTTGGATGTATAAATTTTATCGAAAAAAAAAACATATTTAATATAATAGAATTTACTCCTAAAAATATGCTTAAAAAAATATCACAACAAATTACAAAAAATATTAATATAGATTCAATTTATGATGTAAAAACATTTCTTTCAATATCAAAAAAATATAAAGTTTAA
- the rpmF gene encoding 50S ribosomal protein L32 — MAVQKHKKSRSKRNMRRSHDKLSNNKILLINKKTGKKYLYHHMTDDGFYRGKHIINKLK, encoded by the coding sequence ATGGCTGTACAAAAACATAAAAAATCAAGATCTAAACGAAATATGAGACGTTCTCATGATAAATTATCTAATAATAAAATTTTATTAATTAATAAAAAAACAGGGAAAAAATATTTATATCATCATATGACTGATGATGGTTTTTATAGAGGAAAACATATCATTAATAAGTTAAAATAA
- the tmk gene encoding dTMP kinase — MNNKKFIVVEGIDGAGKSTICNYIIKLLNNSNIKNIVKTHEPGGTPIAEKLRNIIKFSKGEIFSYKTELLLIYAARLQLLDNVIRKNIHINWILSDRYDLSTFAYQIGGRNINKKIILFLQNFINNNIKPDIVIYLDVNPIIALQRIKFKIYDRIEKESINFFSKVRSYYLKIANKNKNIKIVNANNNLKNVKLSVKKIIYKLISS; from the coding sequence ATGAATAATAAAAAGTTTATTGTAGTAGAAGGTATAGATGGTGCTGGGAAATCTACTATTTGTAATTATATAATTAAATTATTAAATAATTCTAATATTAAAAATATCGTTAAAACACATGAACCAGGAGGTACTCCAATTGCAGAAAAATTAAGAAATATCATTAAATTTTCTAAAGGAGAAATATTTTCTTATAAAACAGAATTATTATTAATATACGCAGCTAGATTACAATTATTAGATAATGTTATAAGAAAAAATATTCATATTAATTGGATTTTATCAGATAGATATGATTTATCTACATTTGCCTATCAAATAGGAGGAAGAAATATAAATAAAAAAATTATATTATTTTTACAAAATTTTATTAATAATAATATAAAACCAGATATAGTTATTTATTTAGATGTAAATCCTATCATTGCTTTACAAAGAATAAAATTTAAAATATATGATAGAATTGAGAAAGAATCTATAAATTTCTTTTCTAAAGTTAGAAGTTATTATTTAAAAATAGCTAATAAAAATAAAAATATTAAAATAGTTAATGCAAATAATAATTTAAAAAATGTAAAATTATCAGTTAAAAAAATTATATATAAATTAATATCATCATAA
- the fabF gene encoding beta-ketoacyl-ACP synthase II: MFKRRRVVITGIGMITPIGNSIESNWFNLINGNSGINFINTFDTSKYKTKIAGLIKNFKYHNYISDKKKKNIDLFIQYGLVACKEAIKNSGLIFHKSYHPRFGISIGSGLGGMNLIEKNTDILYQKGPKKITPFFITSTLMNMLTGNIAINYKITGPSLTISTACSSGIHNIGIAFKIISYNDADVMITGASEKAITPLILSGFCAMNALSKRNNEPQKASRPWDKDRDGFVLSDGAGIIILEEYNHAKKRNANILAELVGFGMSNDSFHITSPPINGEGAQLAMLNALKDANLNPEKIKYINAHSTSTILGDIAEVNAIKKIFKHNCYKLFVSSTKSITGHLLGAAGAIESIYSILSLKNQIVPPTINLDNPDKNLDLDFVPKISRDVHNMKYVLCNSFGFGGTNASLIFKKI, translated from the coding sequence ATGTTTAAACGTAGACGTGTAGTAATTACTGGTATTGGTATGATTACTCCCATAGGAAATTCAATAGAATCTAATTGGTTTAATCTTATTAATGGTAATAGTGGTATTAATTTTATTAATACTTTTGATACTAGTAAATATAAAACGAAAATTGCTGGATTAATAAAAAATTTTAAATATCATAATTATATTTCTGATAAAAAAAAAAAAAATATTGATTTATTTATTCAATATGGTTTAGTAGCATGTAAAGAAGCTATTAAAAATTCTGGTTTAATATTTCATAAATCTTATCACCCTAGATTTGGAATTTCTATAGGTTCTGGGTTAGGAGGTATGAATTTAATAGAAAAAAATACCGATATTTTATATCAAAAAGGTCCTAAAAAAATAACTCCATTTTTTATAACATCAACTCTTATGAATATGTTAACTGGAAATATTGCAATAAATTATAAAATAACAGGACCAAGTTTAACAATTAGTACTGCTTGTAGTTCTGGAATACATAATATTGGAATTGCTTTTAAAATTATCTCATATAATGATGCTGATGTAATGATAACAGGAGCTTCAGAAAAAGCTATTACTCCTTTAATTTTAAGTGGTTTTTGTGCAATGAATGCTTTGTCAAAAAGAAATAATGAACCACAAAAAGCAAGTAGACCGTGGGATAAAGATAGAGATGGATTTGTACTGAGCGATGGTGCTGGTATCATAATTTTAGAAGAATATAATCATGCAAAAAAAAGAAATGCGAATATTCTTGCTGAATTAGTCGGTTTTGGAATGAGTAATGATTCATTTCATATAACTTCTCCTCCTATAAATGGAGAAGGAGCGCAATTAGCAATGTTAAATGCACTTAAGGATGCTAATCTTAATCCTGAAAAAATTAAATATATAAATGCACATAGTACATCAACTATTTTAGGAGATATAGCTGAAGTAAATGCCATTAAAAAAATTTTTAAACATAATTGTTATAAATTATTTGTGAGTTCTACTAAATCAATTACCGGACATTTGTTAGGTGCTGCTGGTGCAATTGAATCTATTTATTCTATTTTATCTTTAAAAAATCAGATAGTACCTCCTACAATTAATTTAGATAATCCTGATAAAAATTTAGATTTAGATTTTGTTCCGAAAATTTCAAGAGATGTTCATAATATGAAATATGTATTATGTAATTCTTTTGGTTTTGGAGGAACTAATGCATCATTAATTTTTAAAAAAATATAA
- a CDS encoding ACP S-malonyltransferase, producing the protein MKKFAAIFPGQGTQFTEMISCLYIKYKIIRETFYSASEILGYDLWKLIQNGPLKKLNTTYYTQPAILVTSIAIYKLWIQKNNILPSIVTGYSLGEYTAMVCSNLISFIDAIRIVEFRGKLMYKIASNLNDFKINGYYMQTIIGLKKKK; encoded by the coding sequence ATGAAAAAATTTGCTGCTATTTTTCCTGGCCAAGGAACTCAATTTACTGAGATGATATCTTGCTTATATATTAAATATAAAATTATAAGAGAAACTTTTTATTCTGCTTCAGAAATACTAGGATATGATCTGTGGAAACTTATTCAAAATGGACCATTAAAAAAATTAAATACAACATATTATACACAACCTGCAATTTTAGTTACATCTATAGCTATATATAAACTATGGATACAAAAAAATAATATATTACCAAGTATAGTTACTGGTTATAGTTTAGGAGAATATACAGCTATGGTATGTAGTAATCTTATTAGTTTTATAGATGCTATTAGAATAGTAGAATTTAGAGGGAAATTAATGTATAAAATAGCATCTAATTTAAATGATTTTAAAATTAATGGATATTATATGCAAACTATTATTGGATTAAAAAAAAAAAAATAG
- a CDS encoding Rne/Rng family ribonuclease: MKRMLINATQHEELRVALVDGQRLYDLDIENSNNIQKKSNIYKGKITRIEPSLEAVFVDYGVDKHGFLPIKEITEEYLSNQILYNKLNFKNSLLIGKEIIVQINKEERGNKGASLTTFISLAGSYLVLMPNNPNSSGISRKIEGDDRKYLKKILSLLYLPSNMSLIIRTAGLGKNIETFKLDLKFRLKHWEIIKKIAKNKSAPFLIYQESNIIIRALRDYLCQDINEILIDNPKILKLAKKHINILGRSDLKHKIKLYKGTIPLFSHYQIESQIETAFQRKVELSSGGSIIIDTTEALTSVDVNSSKATKGIDIEETALNINLEAADEIIRQLRLRDVGGLIVIDFIDMSLLKNKQTIEKRLLYNIRQDRAKIQINNISKFGLLEMSRQRLKSSLKESSYYLCPRCLGNGNLRNSKSLSLSILRLIEEESFKENTKEVYAIVPVKIASYLLNEKRNVVNAIENRKIRTFIIPNDKLNTPNYSILRIKHGEDKKNVYFFIKKINKLNLNINNYRYFKNKFSNKILINKDIRLKTLKVYNQSIIDKKNHSFFKKYKLFNFSKKKKIYLKKFKNFFIKKIIFINKIILNIFNKYLFYNKKNNLTQNINNSLNKINLNKEKEILNFYKKKTVPIYNLKIIKNTLKPVKLDAKLIYKNEKNNQNNFNNLKLKKFLKIQINKNSYFNKKKYIKNIFKKSNIFTDNKKNNISKFSIENKIEFNKFKNPVKINKIILDKVKLHCKKNLISKTNIIIPDFVNKNHFKIKNNHFLTKKKIYKNYILPNGKKIHNNFTNYFNNKLINSSFNSKNKKGAGGHAAKRYATSPVKRP, from the coding sequence ATGAAAAGAATGTTAATAAATGCTACTCAACATGAAGAACTACGTGTTGCTTTAGTTGATGGACAAAGGTTATATGATTTAGATATAGAAAATTCCAATAATATACAAAAAAAATCTAATATATATAAAGGTAAAATTACACGTATTGAACCAAGTTTAGAAGCTGTTTTTGTAGATTACGGAGTAGATAAACATGGTTTTTTACCAATTAAAGAAATTACAGAAGAATATTTATCTAATCAAATTTTATATAATAAATTAAATTTTAAAAATTCTTTATTAATTGGTAAAGAAATTATTGTACAAATAAATAAAGAAGAACGGGGTAATAAAGGAGCATCATTAACAACATTTATTAGTTTAGCTGGAAGCTATTTAGTTTTAATGCCTAATAATCCTAATTCAAGTGGAATATCAAGAAAAATAGAAGGTGATGATAGAAAATATTTAAAAAAAATTTTATCATTATTATACTTACCCAGTAATATGAGTTTAATTATTCGTACAGCTGGATTAGGAAAAAATATAGAAACATTTAAATTAGATTTAAAATTTAGATTAAAACATTGGGAAATAATAAAAAAAATAGCTAAAAATAAATCTGCCCCATTTTTAATATATCAGGAAAGTAATATAATTATAAGAGCATTACGTGATTATTTATGTCAAGATATTAATGAAATTTTAATTGATAATCCTAAAATATTAAAATTAGCTAAGAAACATATTAATATTTTAGGAAGATCAGATTTAAAACATAAAATTAAGTTATATAAAGGAACTATTCCTTTATTTAGTCATTATCAAATAGAATCACAAATTGAAACTGCTTTTCAAAGAAAAGTTGAATTATCTTCAGGTGGATCAATTATAATTGATACTACAGAAGCATTAACATCAGTTGATGTTAATTCTTCTAAAGCGACTAAAGGTATAGATATTGAAGAAACAGCATTAAATATTAATTTAGAAGCTGCAGATGAAATTATTAGACAATTAAGATTACGAGATGTAGGCGGATTAATTGTTATAGATTTTATTGATATGTCTCTTTTAAAAAATAAACAAACTATTGAAAAAAGATTATTATATAATATACGTCAAGATAGAGCTAAAATTCAAATAAATAATATTTCAAAATTTGGATTATTAGAAATGTCACGTCAGAGATTAAAATCATCTTTAAAAGAATCTAGTTATTATTTATGTCCTAGATGTTTAGGTAATGGTAATTTAAGAAATAGTAAATCTTTATCTTTATCTATTTTAAGATTAATAGAAGAAGAATCTTTTAAAGAAAATACAAAAGAAGTATATGCTATAGTTCCTGTGAAAATAGCATCTTATTTATTAAATGAAAAAAGAAATGTAGTAAATGCAATTGAAAATAGAAAAATTAGAACATTTATCATTCCTAATGATAAATTAAATACACCTAATTATTCTATTTTAAGAATTAAACATGGAGAAGATAAAAAAAATGTTTATTTTTTTATAAAAAAAATTAATAAATTAAATTTAAATATTAATAATTATCGTTATTTTAAAAATAAATTTTCAAATAAAATTTTAATTAATAAAGATATTAGACTTAAAACATTAAAAGTATATAATCAGTCAATAATAGATAAAAAAAATCATTCTTTTTTTAAAAAATATAAATTATTTAATTTTTCAAAAAAAAAAAAGATTTATTTAAAGAAGTTTAAAAATTTTTTTATCAAAAAAATAATATTTATAAATAAAATTATTTTAAATATATTTAATAAATATTTATTTTATAATAAAAAAAATAATTTAACTCAAAATATTAATAATTCTTTAAATAAAATAAATTTAAATAAAGAAAAAGAAATTTTAAATTTTTATAAAAAAAAAACTGTGCCAATTTATAATTTAAAAATAATAAAAAATACATTAAAACCAGTAAAATTAGATGCTAAATTAATCTATAAAAATGAAAAAAATAATCAAAATAATTTTAATAATTTAAAATTAAAAAAATTTTTAAAAATACAAATAAATAAAAACTCTTATTTTAATAAAAAAAAATATATCAAAAATATTTTTAAAAAAAGTAATATTTTTACTGATAATAAAAAAAACAATATATCTAAATTTTCTATAGAAAATAAAATAGAATTTAATAAATTTAAAAATCCTGTTAAAATTAATAAAATAATATTAGATAAAGTAAAATTACATTGTAAAAAAAATTTAATATCTAAAACAAATATAATTATTCCTGATTTTGTTAATAAAAATCATTTTAAAATTAAAAATAATCATTTTTTGACAAAAAAAAAAATATATAAAAATTATATTTTACCAAATGGTAAAAAAATACACAATAATTTTACAAATTATTTTAATAATAAATTAATCAATTCATCATTTAATTCGAAAAATAAAAAAGGTGCAGGAGGACATGCAGCTAAAAGATATGCTACATCTCCAGTAAAAAGACCATAA